Proteins co-encoded in one Accipiter gentilis chromosome 5, bAccGen1.1, whole genome shotgun sequence genomic window:
- the HAP1 gene encoding huntingtin-associated protein 1 isoform X1, whose protein sequence is MEIWSSPAAYDELNGNAERGGGGGDPITRELEEVLCAERVVRITKTYHDIDAVTNLLDEKERDLELAARIGQSLLKQNRSLTERNELLEEQLELAKEEIAQLRHEVSMRDDLLHFYTTTTEESEPTTATSTPLRRQESSLSLQQYFQYDTLQQKLKCLEEENQKLRMEATNIAAKTCQYEDQEQQLMIDCVEQFSEANQQVIYLSDELARKTEDTVRQQEEISQLLAQVVDLQQKCRTYGSEVEELQQHLAVAKEVQQQLRMELRDLQEKYAECGGMLQEAQEEVKSLRSRSLPNSTVSRYGTPSLLPVDSLAAEIKGMMRKGTDSSSSDYKSYLRVFETVKAVNQAAKARSCSESPHNTPSSKQLSAAPSGGASTPRTSCSGSKGAQGERAGEEPRAAPGRQDLEAAVQRLSVRQQSHASEERSFFEAERERKLGRLRDGESSSGFLTPNESIVSTGTTYSGSSELTAGSGFSLCSLTYLPDKLQIVKPLEGSVTLHHWQQLARPNLGGILVPRPGVLTKDFRQLDIDLEEVYSLNDLEEDDMDTSSFQLLPTSTPAKAKERPGVFLSVNNLPQTPSTFTITTCHILHPTTEITTVTPSLYNAVVPSCGPFEGLSLGSPSPEPSSPMLAPGPGPLSTPVGLVRLLLARGISASVPGTGSRWVPPLPSQDPQHADTRPFPASGGQDGPPLKSSIFSLNLVEKLRRLGLDKVVARGEMSYARGECRGARDALT, encoded by the exons ATGGAGATCTGGAGCAGCCCCGCCGCCTACGACGAGCTGAACGGCaacgcggagcggggcggcggcggcggagaccCCATCACCCGGGAGCTGGAggaag TCCTGTGTGCTGAGCGGGTGGTCAGGATCACGAAGACCTACCATGACATCGATGCCGTCACCAACCTGCTGGATGAG AAGGAGCGGGACCTGGAGCTGGCGGCACGCATCGGGCAGTCCCTGCTGAAGCAGAACCGGAGCCTGACCGAGCGCAACGAGCTCCTGGAGGAGCAGCTGGAGTTGGCCAAAGAGGAG atCGCGCAGCTGCGCCACGAGGTCTCCATGCGGGACGACCTGCTCCACTTCTACACCACCACGACAGAGGAGAGCGAGCCCACCACCGCCACCTCCACACC gctgcGCCGGCAAGAGTCCTCGCTGTCCCTGCAGCAGTACTTCCAGTACGACACTTTGCAGCAGAAACTCAAGTGCCTGGAGGAGGAAAACCAGAAGCTTCGCATGGAG GCCACCAACATCGCAGCCAAGACCTGTCAGTATGAGGACCAGGAGCAGCAGCTGATGATCGACTGTGTGGAGCAGTTCT CTGAAGCAAACCAGCAGGTCATTTACCTCTCCGACGAGCTGGCCCGCAAGACAGAGGACACCGTGCGGCAGCAGGAGGAGATCAGCCAGCTCCTGGCGCAAGTTGTGGACCTGCAGCAGAAGTGCCGCACG TACGGCTCGGAGGTGGAGGAGCTCCAGCAGCACCTGGCTGTGGCAAAAGaggtgcagcagcagctccggatGGAG CTGCGGGACCTGCAGGAGAAGTACGCCGAGTGCGGTGGGATGCTGCAGGAAGCCCAGGAGGAGGTCAAGAGCCTGCGCAGCCGCAGCCTGCCCAACAGCACCGTCAGCCGCTACGGCACGCCGAGCCTCCTGCCCGTG GACTCGCTGGCGGCTGAGATCAAGGGGATGATGAGGAAGGGCACAGACAGCTCCTCCTCGGACTACAA GAGCTACCTGCGTGTCTTTGAGACGGTGAAAGCGGTGAACCAGGCGGCCAAAGCCAGGTCTTGCTCCGAGTCTCCCCACAACACGCCGAGCTCCAAGCAGTTGTCGGCCGCCCCTTCTGGCGGGGCCAGCACCCCCCGCACCAGCTGCTCCGGCTCCAAGGGTGCCCA GGGCGAAAGGGCCGGAGAggagccccgggcagccccgggccGGCAGGACCTGGAGGCGGCGGTGCAGCGGCTGTCGGTGCGGCAGCAGAGCCATGCCTCGGAGGAGCGCTCCTTCTTTGAGGCGGAGCGGGAGCGCAAGCTTGGGCGGCTGAGGGATGGGGAGAGCTCCAGCGGCTTCCTCACCCCCAACGAGAGCATCGTCTCTACTGGGACCACCTACTCGGGGAGCTCGGAGCTCACCGCTGGCTCCGgcttctccctctgctccctcACCTACCTGCCTGACAAGCTGCAGATCGTGAAGCCCCTGGAAG GCTCTGTGACGCTCCACCACTGGCAGCAGCTGGCACGGCCCAACCTGGGTGGGATCCTGGTGCCCCGTCCCGGGGTGCTTACCAAAGACTTCAGGCAGCTGGACATTGACCTGGAGGAGGTCTACAGCCTCAACGACCTGGAGGAGGATGACATGGACACCAGCTCCTTCCAGCTGCTCCCTACCTCTACGCCCGCCAAAGCCAAGGAGCGCCCCGGGG TGTTCCTTTCTGTTAACAACCTCCCCCAGACCCCGTCTACCTTCACCATCACCACCTGCCACATCCTCCACCCCACCACTGAGATCACTACGGTGACACCCAG tcTGTATAACGCCGTCGTGCCTTCTTGTGGGCCCTTTGAGGGGCTGAGCCTTGGCAGCCCCTCGCCGGAGCCGTCTTCCCCCATGCTGgcacccggccccggccccctgaGCACGCCTGTGGGACTCGTCAGGCTCTTGCTGGCGCGGGGCATCTCTGCCTCGGTGCCAGGGACTGGGTCGCGGTGggtccccccgctcccctcccaggACCCCCAGCATGCTGACACTCGGCCCTTCCCTGCGTCCGGGGGGCAGGACGGACCCCCACTCAAGAGCAGCATCTTCAGCTTGAACCTGGTGGAGAAGCTGCGGCGCCTGGGGCTGGACAAGGTGGTGGCCAGAGGGGAGATGTCTTATGCCCGAGGAGAGTGCAGGGGAGCCCGGGATGCGCTGACGTGA
- the HAP1 gene encoding huntingtin-associated protein 1 isoform X2 codes for MEIWSSPAAYDELNGNAERGGGGGDPITRELEEVLCAERVVRITKTYHDIDAVTNLLDEKERDLELAARIGQSLLKQNRSLTERNELLEEQLELAKEEIAQLRHEVSMRDDLLHFYTTTTEESEPTTATSTPLRRQESSLSLQQYFQYDTLQQKLKCLEEENQKLRMEATNIAAKTCQYEDQEQQLMIDCVEQFSEANQQVIYLSDELARKTEDTVRQQEEISQLLAQVVDLQQKCRTYGSEVEELQQHLAVAKEVQQQLRMELRDLQEKYAECGGMLQEAQEEVKSLRSRSLPNSTVSRYGTPSLLPVDSLAAEIKGMMRKGTDSSSSDYKSYLRVFETVKAVNQAAKARSCSESPHNTPSSKQLSAAPSGGASTPRTSCSGSKGAQGERAGEEPRAAPGRQDLEAAVQRLSVRQQSHASEERSFFEAERERKLGRLRDGESSSGFLTPNESIVSTGTTYSGSSELTAGSGFSLCSLTYLPDKLQIVKPLEGSVTLHHWQQLARPNLGGILVPRPGVLTKDFRQLDIDLEEVYSLNDLEEDDMDTSSFQLLPTSTPAKAKERPGVCITPSCLLVGPLRG; via the exons ATGGAGATCTGGAGCAGCCCCGCCGCCTACGACGAGCTGAACGGCaacgcggagcggggcggcggcggcggagaccCCATCACCCGGGAGCTGGAggaag TCCTGTGTGCTGAGCGGGTGGTCAGGATCACGAAGACCTACCATGACATCGATGCCGTCACCAACCTGCTGGATGAG AAGGAGCGGGACCTGGAGCTGGCGGCACGCATCGGGCAGTCCCTGCTGAAGCAGAACCGGAGCCTGACCGAGCGCAACGAGCTCCTGGAGGAGCAGCTGGAGTTGGCCAAAGAGGAG atCGCGCAGCTGCGCCACGAGGTCTCCATGCGGGACGACCTGCTCCACTTCTACACCACCACGACAGAGGAGAGCGAGCCCACCACCGCCACCTCCACACC gctgcGCCGGCAAGAGTCCTCGCTGTCCCTGCAGCAGTACTTCCAGTACGACACTTTGCAGCAGAAACTCAAGTGCCTGGAGGAGGAAAACCAGAAGCTTCGCATGGAG GCCACCAACATCGCAGCCAAGACCTGTCAGTATGAGGACCAGGAGCAGCAGCTGATGATCGACTGTGTGGAGCAGTTCT CTGAAGCAAACCAGCAGGTCATTTACCTCTCCGACGAGCTGGCCCGCAAGACAGAGGACACCGTGCGGCAGCAGGAGGAGATCAGCCAGCTCCTGGCGCAAGTTGTGGACCTGCAGCAGAAGTGCCGCACG TACGGCTCGGAGGTGGAGGAGCTCCAGCAGCACCTGGCTGTGGCAAAAGaggtgcagcagcagctccggatGGAG CTGCGGGACCTGCAGGAGAAGTACGCCGAGTGCGGTGGGATGCTGCAGGAAGCCCAGGAGGAGGTCAAGAGCCTGCGCAGCCGCAGCCTGCCCAACAGCACCGTCAGCCGCTACGGCACGCCGAGCCTCCTGCCCGTG GACTCGCTGGCGGCTGAGATCAAGGGGATGATGAGGAAGGGCACAGACAGCTCCTCCTCGGACTACAA GAGCTACCTGCGTGTCTTTGAGACGGTGAAAGCGGTGAACCAGGCGGCCAAAGCCAGGTCTTGCTCCGAGTCTCCCCACAACACGCCGAGCTCCAAGCAGTTGTCGGCCGCCCCTTCTGGCGGGGCCAGCACCCCCCGCACCAGCTGCTCCGGCTCCAAGGGTGCCCA GGGCGAAAGGGCCGGAGAggagccccgggcagccccgggccGGCAGGACCTGGAGGCGGCGGTGCAGCGGCTGTCGGTGCGGCAGCAGAGCCATGCCTCGGAGGAGCGCTCCTTCTTTGAGGCGGAGCGGGAGCGCAAGCTTGGGCGGCTGAGGGATGGGGAGAGCTCCAGCGGCTTCCTCACCCCCAACGAGAGCATCGTCTCTACTGGGACCACCTACTCGGGGAGCTCGGAGCTCACCGCTGGCTCCGgcttctccctctgctccctcACCTACCTGCCTGACAAGCTGCAGATCGTGAAGCCCCTGGAAG GCTCTGTGACGCTCCACCACTGGCAGCAGCTGGCACGGCCCAACCTGGGTGGGATCCTGGTGCCCCGTCCCGGGGTGCTTACCAAAGACTTCAGGCAGCTGGACATTGACCTGGAGGAGGTCTACAGCCTCAACGACCTGGAGGAGGATGACATGGACACCAGCTCCTTCCAGCTGCTCCCTACCTCTACGCCCGCCAAAGCCAAGGAGCGCCCCGGGG tcTGTATAACGCCGTCGTGCCTTCTTGTGGGCCCTTTGAGGGGCTGA